A genomic segment from Curtobacterium sp. MCSS17_007 encodes:
- a CDS encoding GPP34 family phosphoprotein: MAEMLTVPESFALLQTTPDGRRSANATRFDLGLAGAVLSDLALRNAVTLHVDRVVLASWEPTGNQVLDAALGSIAAAPQHPAEWWVRHLGNGSLREAVLAGLVQRGILAEERRRTLLLFTTTRHPERDGGPEALVRSAVADVLAGHAVPSAYTATLIGLLDATNTLVAQFGPVDREHVRAVVTGDWASPAVRSVLAQIQQVAVGAATSAAMTSVIVSTNS, from the coding sequence ATGGCCGAGATGCTCACCGTCCCCGAGTCGTTCGCGCTGCTGCAGACCACGCCCGACGGTCGGCGGTCCGCGAACGCGACGCGCTTCGACCTCGGCCTCGCCGGTGCCGTGCTCTCCGACCTCGCACTCCGCAACGCCGTCACCCTGCACGTCGACCGCGTGGTCCTGGCGTCCTGGGAGCCGACCGGGAACCAGGTGCTCGACGCCGCGCTCGGATCCATCGCCGCGGCTCCTCAGCACCCAGCTGAGTGGTGGGTGCGGCACCTCGGCAACGGTTCGCTCCGCGAGGCGGTCCTCGCCGGCCTCGTGCAGCGCGGGATCCTCGCCGAAGAGCGGCGGCGCACGCTGCTCCTCTTCACCACCACGCGACACCCCGAGCGCGACGGAGGCCCCGAAGCACTCGTCCGGTCAGCCGTGGCGGACGTCCTCGCCGGTCACGCCGTCCCGTCCGCGTACACCGCGACCCTCATCGGGCTGCTCGACGCGACGAACACGCTCGTCGCCCAGTTCGGCCCTGTCGACCGGGAGCACGTCCGCGCCGTCGTCACCGGCGACTGGGCATCGCCGGCGGTGCGATCCGTGCTCGCTCAGATCCAGCAGGTCGCGGTCGGAGCAGCGACGTCGGCGGCCATGACGTCCG
- a CDS encoding HNH endonuclease family protein gives MTSRRRRPRSTRSTSSRRTARTALTSLGLVAVFALAGWLLHSTGVTDADADAAAEGPLPSTTAPTITAAPTAGGSDQTDASGGTEAGRASRPTVEATSPTGATDAEATAAATARRQLDALPVKGKAPATGYDREGRFGTAWLDVDHNGCDTRNDVLARDLRDIERQGPCKVLRGTLVSPYTGERVDFVRGNRTSTLVQIDHVVALENAWRTGAQQLTQTEREALANDPTNLFAVDGHSNAQKRSGDAATWLPADTAFRCTYVEHQIAVKTTYRLWVAPAEHDAMERVLRRC, from the coding sequence TGACGTCCCGTCGACGCCGCCCGCGTTCCACCCGCTCCACCTCCTCGCGCCGCACGGCCCGGACCGCGCTGACGTCGCTCGGCCTCGTCGCGGTGTTCGCCCTGGCCGGCTGGCTGCTGCACAGCACCGGCGTGACCGACGCGGACGCCGACGCCGCGGCGGAGGGGCCGCTCCCGTCGACGACCGCACCGACGATCACCGCCGCACCGACGGCGGGAGGGTCGGACCAGACCGACGCGAGCGGTGGGACCGAGGCGGGTCGCGCCTCCCGGCCGACCGTCGAGGCGACCAGCCCCACCGGAGCAACGGACGCCGAAGCGACCGCAGCCGCAACCGCGCGCCGCCAGCTCGATGCCCTGCCGGTGAAGGGCAAGGCACCCGCGACCGGCTACGACCGCGAGGGCCGGTTCGGCACCGCCTGGCTCGACGTCGACCACAACGGCTGCGACACGCGCAACGACGTGCTCGCCCGCGACCTGCGCGACATCGAGCGGCAGGGCCCGTGCAAGGTGCTGCGCGGCACCCTCGTGTCGCCGTACACGGGCGAGCGGGTGGACTTCGTGCGGGGCAACCGGACGTCGACCCTCGTGCAGATCGACCACGTCGTCGCGCTCGAGAACGCGTGGCGCACCGGCGCGCAGCAGCTGACGCAGACGGAGCGTGAGGCGCTCGCGAACGACCCGACGAACCTGTTCGCCGTCGACGGGCACTCGAACGCGCAGAAGCGATCCGGCGACGCAGCCACCTGGCTGCCCGCGGACACGGCGTTCCGCTGCACGTACGTCGAGCACCAGATCGCGGTGAAGACGACATACCGGCTGTGGGTCGCGCCAGCCGAGCACGACGCGATGGAGCGGGTGCTGCGGCGCTGCTGA